One genomic window of candidate division KSB1 bacterium includes the following:
- a CDS encoding efflux RND transporter permease subunit yields MTILQKIINRPIAVSMFMLVIVVTGIYSAFRLPLELTPKAELPKLAVHTTWPNASPEAVEAFITSPIEAVVASLPGVQNLTSISREGRSQVDVEFTRDTRIDFAALRLSEQLALVRENLPHNATTPQIQKFVPEEFRQEAFLSYQFTGPYSLYEVRQMALEKLRNPLLAVPGVADVLVHGGQDLEIHILLDRRKMANLNILPNQIHSAMRDINLRKQGGVLDKQSLQTDLIVLNPIYTIDELRALPIPVNNTIVRLGEIATVERAYQNVQQLVRIDGNPSVSLILHREPGTNTISVANESFKKLKSLIEKLPPGMRLLKIYDESEQIRSDLQSLTSRSAFCLVIIFVVLFLFLGSIRLPFLVMSTVAFAILLTLNLFYFFGLTLNILTLAGLALGFGMLVDNAIVVIDNIHINREKGLPAIQAAVNGTKEVFLPLLASTLTTVVVFLPFLYLTGELRVFYLPFTLAVCLALLSSLLVALLFTPAVAARTTLHAKSGAKHLDHYYQVALQWSIRWPLLTVLLTVGLFFYAYYNFDKNVTKGRIWSFGGGTYLECSVRMPKGAQLQRADDIAHVFEDKVVGLEGIKRVTTNVFPERVKIRIDFLKSQQMTAYPLILKEQLMVLASRFAGIGISVYGFGPGFYSGLGGSAPNFRIQVLGYNFAEVRKIAEDLGSKLQRNARIREINTSGSGRFRGVGDQTETILKVKHAGLSKYGLTVSDVLSQVSAYLRENQSWQKIRLEGKEQIYRIKYADFKDFDLQDLYSVTIRSGGGESVRLNEIASIVEVQVQSEIVRENQQYQRWVTFEYRGPYKFGNQLVDGIIENTELPPGYKLERPKWFLSEEEEKEIYTIFVISFLLVFMVVAALYESLVKPFIIMLTVPLGLIGVFLIFWLTETNFDRSAYIGVILLSGIVVNNAILMVAKISNLHKNGTSIRKAIIEGASQRLRPILMTTMTTVFGLLPLVISGGESRLWGTLALSTIGGLTTSAFFVLFVTPAIYRLLSGKKNY; encoded by the coding sequence ATGACTATCCTCCAAAAAATCATCAACCGGCCCATCGCAGTCAGTATGTTTATGCTGGTGATCGTGGTTACAGGCATCTATTCTGCTTTTAGGCTGCCATTAGAATTAACCCCCAAAGCGGAGCTGCCAAAATTAGCAGTTCATACGACCTGGCCAAACGCATCTCCGGAAGCTGTAGAAGCATTTATCACCTCGCCCATAGAAGCTGTGGTTGCCAGTCTGCCAGGTGTGCAAAATCTCACCTCCATTTCCCGGGAGGGTCGGTCGCAGGTTGACGTGGAGTTTACCCGAGATACACGCATCGATTTTGCAGCGCTTCGGCTATCCGAACAATTGGCCCTGGTTCGTGAGAATCTTCCACACAATGCCACGACGCCACAAATTCAAAAGTTTGTGCCGGAGGAATTCCGCCAGGAAGCGTTCTTGAGTTACCAATTCACCGGCCCCTACTCTTTATATGAAGTGCGGCAAATGGCGCTCGAAAAACTGCGCAATCCCCTGCTAGCCGTTCCTGGTGTTGCTGATGTCCTGGTTCATGGCGGGCAGGATCTTGAAATTCATATTTTACTTGACCGCCGCAAAATGGCAAATTTAAATATATTACCGAACCAGATCCACAGCGCCATGCGCGACATTAATCTTCGCAAACAGGGCGGCGTCTTGGATAAACAAAGTTTACAAACAGATTTAATAGTCCTCAACCCGATTTATACTATCGATGAACTACGGGCTCTTCCAATCCCTGTCAACAATACTATTGTTCGATTAGGTGAAATCGCTACAGTCGAACGCGCATACCAAAATGTCCAGCAATTGGTTCGCATCGATGGCAATCCTTCGGTTTCGTTAATCCTCCATCGGGAACCTGGCACCAACACGATTTCCGTAGCTAATGAGTCATTCAAAAAATTAAAAAGTCTTATAGAGAAACTACCACCGGGAATGCGGCTGTTGAAGATTTATGACGAAAGCGAACAAATTCGTAGCGACCTTCAATCTCTCACATCCAGGTCGGCTTTTTGCCTGGTTATTATTTTTGTTGTGTTGTTCCTTTTTCTGGGGAGTATCAGACTGCCGTTTCTTGTCATGTCAACTGTAGCATTTGCCATCCTCCTTACTTTAAACCTGTTTTATTTCTTTGGTTTAACACTGAATATTTTAACCCTGGCCGGATTAGCATTGGGATTCGGTATGCTGGTGGACAATGCTATCGTGGTCATCGATAATATTCATATTAACCGTGAAAAAGGATTGCCCGCCATTCAAGCAGCTGTGAATGGTACCAAAGAAGTTTTTCTACCTTTGTTGGCGAGCACGCTAACTACGGTGGTGGTTTTTTTACCTTTCCTATATCTTACCGGCGAATTGAGAGTATTCTATTTACCCTTTACTTTAGCCGTCTGCCTTGCGCTACTGTCCAGTCTATTGGTAGCACTTCTGTTCACGCCGGCGGTTGCGGCTCGAACAACCCTTCATGCAAAGTCTGGCGCTAAACATCTTGATCACTATTATCAAGTCGCGTTACAATGGTCAATAAGATGGCCATTACTTACGGTTCTTCTTACTGTTGGACTTTTTTTTTATGCCTATTATAACTTCGATAAAAATGTAACCAAAGGCAGGATTTGGAGCTTTGGCGGCGGCACTTACTTGGAATGCTCTGTACGAATGCCCAAAGGCGCTCAATTGCAGCGTGCCGATGATATTGCCCATGTGTTCGAAGATAAAGTGGTTGGATTAGAAGGCATTAAACGGGTGACAACAAATGTATTCCCGGAACGTGTGAAAATCCGGATAGACTTTTTAAAATCGCAACAAATGACCGCCTACCCCTTAATCTTAAAAGAACAGTTGATGGTTTTGGCCAGCCGGTTTGCAGGAATTGGCATTAGTGTATATGGCTTCGGACCGGGATTTTATTCGGGACTAGGTGGTTCTGCACCAAATTTTCGTATTCAAGTATTGGGATATAATTTTGCTGAAGTCCGTAAAATTGCTGAAGATTTGGGCAGTAAATTACAGCGAAATGCGAGGATTCGTGAAATCAATACATCTGGTTCCGGCAGATTTCGGGGTGTTGGCGATCAAACAGAGACCATCCTAAAAGTCAAGCATGCAGGTTTATCCAAATATGGTCTTACTGTCAGCGATGTCCTCAGCCAGGTATCGGCTTACTTGCGCGAAAATCAAAGTTGGCAGAAAATTCGGTTGGAAGGAAAGGAGCAGATTTACCGCATCAAATATGCAGACTTTAAAGATTTCGATCTGCAGGATTTATATTCCGTAACCATCCGATCCGGAGGAGGAGAAAGCGTCAGGTTAAACGAGATTGCATCCATCGTTGAAGTACAAGTTCAATCGGAAATTGTTCGGGAGAACCAGCAATACCAACGTTGGGTAACTTTTGAATACCGGGGGCCATACAAGTTTGGCAATCAATTGGTAGATGGGATTATTGAAAATACCGAATTACCGCCAGGTTATAAATTGGAACGGCCAAAATGGTTCCTGAGTGAAGAAGAAGAGAAGGAAATTTACACCATTTTTGTAATTTCTTTTCTCCTGGTATTTATGGTAGTTGCAGCGCTCTACGAAAGCCTGGTAAAACCTTTTATTATCATGCTAACCGTACCATTGGGTTTGATTGGAGTATTCTTGATCTTTTGGCTAACTGAGACTAATTTCGACCGCTCAGCATATATAGGCGTTATTTTGCTTAGCGGCATTGTCGTTAATAACGCAATATTGATGGTTGCCAAGATTTCAAATCTACACAAAAATGGAACTTCAATTCGAAAAGCTATTATTGAGGGGGCTTCGCAACGATTGCGCCCTATCTTAATGACTACAATGACAACCGTATTCGGTTTATTACCTTTGGTTATCTCAGGAGGTGAATCTCGATTGTGGGGAACTCTTGCTTTATCAACTATAGGGGGACTTACCACTTCTGCATTTTTTGTGCTGTTTGTTACACCAGCAATATATCGTTTGTTATCCGGAAAAAAGAATTATTAA
- a CDS encoding 6-bladed beta-propeller, producing MEEKVKSILCLISAMILFSCSNNASDEIQIYQENGVTIVHNPATPIDKEIRKLNFIEELSIGSESTDENYLFYRAWFIDVDSKGNCYVLDRGNHRIQKFDLSGNYTLTIGRKGQGPGEFESPNRILINSKDQIIVNDGTNRRITVFNSEGVRLFDYKTDDLFPRFPGLQDFLLTKEDNILFSISEIDFESKIETRTFKTMDTKGNINEELFSIEYPVFAIADGARGIDDLVRVHVDIDAKNNIFTCYQNRYSIVQFGEKGNRLRNILREFNPTHLTAEEKEKAQPT from the coding sequence ATGGAGGAAAAAGTAAAAAGTATACTCTGTTTAATTTCCGCTATGATATTATTTTCTTGCAGTAACAATGCCTCTGATGAAATTCAAATATACCAAGAGAATGGTGTCACTATAGTCCACAATCCAGCCACACCCATTGACAAAGAAATACGCAAATTAAATTTCATCGAAGAGCTTAGCATAGGAAGTGAAAGTACCGATGAGAATTACTTATTCTACCGGGCATGGTTTATTGATGTTGACAGTAAAGGAAATTGTTATGTTCTTGATCGAGGCAATCACCGTATCCAGAAGTTTGATTTAAGTGGAAATTATACCCTCACCATCGGCAGGAAAGGTCAAGGACCAGGAGAATTTGAATCTCCGAATAGGATTCTCATAAACTCCAAAGATCAAATAATTGTCAATGATGGTACAAACAGGAGGATAACGGTTTTCAATTCAGAGGGAGTAAGGTTATTTGATTATAAAACTGACGATCTTTTTCCCAGGTTCCCTGGATTACAGGACTTTTTACTCACAAAAGAAGATAATATTCTATTTTCAATTTCTGAAATCGATTTTGAAAGCAAAATTGAAACCAGAACCTTCAAAACAATGGATACAAAGGGTAATATTAATGAAGAATTGTTTTCAATCGAATACCCGGTTTTTGCTATTGCTGATGGAGCACGAGGAATTGATGATCTCGTCAGAGTTCATGTGGATATCGATGCAAAAAACAATATTTTTACTTGCTATCAAAATCGTTATTCTATAGTACAATTTGGAGAAAAGGGCAATCGGTTGCGAAATATTTTACGCGAATTTAATCCAACACATTTAACAGCTGAAGAGAAGGAAAAAGCGCAACCGACCTAG
- a CDS encoding 6-bladed beta-propeller — MKLTITTIFYYILLLSLSLILVLGSVACSSNETQQAQNTVRDSLGIKIIENREPLWHKEKNWYIPVEPILSLVDDAFFRIIGAVRFEDGRVVVANSGSGELRFYDQKGNFKKVIGRPGKGPGEFSRLSSIHKFSNDSLIAFDASLYRVTIFDNHGIFVEDFNLERDIKHSFSDVKVFSDGTLFISTIWSSRLERGDKSNGIKRHPAPYYRYSPLGMLIDTVAILPGKEIFMSVEKEIFSFSFNLPYSHSPVSAVYQNKAYIGTSDRFDIHVYTPTGKLNRIIQLVGVVDLHLSKEEIEADKNVTIGYFDDPDIKKRQAKLLSNMPDSKSKPAYSSMIIDNAGNLWIGEHLPNRKNSIVWWVFNQDGQYLFEIKIHNNILVYEIGNDYILGKKLDKDGFESIWVYGLIKP; from the coding sequence CTTGGTATTGGGTTCTGTTGCCTGTTCATCAAACGAAACCCAACAAGCACAAAATACAGTACGAGACAGTTTGGGCATAAAAATAATCGAAAACCGAGAGCCACTTTGGCATAAGGAGAAAAATTGGTATATACCTGTAGAACCAATTCTCTCATTAGTCGATGATGCTTTTTTCCGTATAATTGGAGCAGTGCGATTTGAGGACGGTCGGGTTGTGGTAGCGAATTCGGGTTCAGGAGAATTGCGGTTTTACGATCAAAAAGGTAATTTTAAAAAAGTTATCGGCAGACCCGGTAAAGGGCCGGGTGAGTTTTCCCGTTTATCATCAATTCACAAGTTCTCAAATGATTCTCTAATTGCATTTGACGCCAGCCTTTACCGCGTAACAATATTCGACAACCATGGAATTTTTGTGGAAGATTTTAATTTGGAAAGAGATATAAAACATTCTTTTAGTGATGTAAAGGTCTTTTCTGATGGTACATTATTTATATCTACTATCTGGAGTTCAAGATTGGAAAGAGGAGATAAATCTAATGGAATAAAACGCCACCCGGCACCGTACTACCGTTATTCACCCCTTGGTATGTTGATTGATACTGTAGCTATTTTACCTGGAAAGGAAATTTTTATGTCTGTCGAGAAAGAAATATTTTCTTTTTCATTTAACTTGCCATACAGCCATTCTCCAGTAAGTGCAGTTTACCAAAATAAAGCATATATAGGTACCAGTGACAGATTTGACATTCATGTTTACACACCAACAGGTAAACTGAATCGGATTATCCAATTGGTAGGTGTTGTAGATTTACATTTATCCAAAGAAGAGATAGAGGCTGATAAAAATGTTACAATTGGCTATTTTGATGATCCAGATATTAAAAAAAGGCAGGCTAAATTACTTTCTAATATGCCGGATTCAAAAAGTAAACCGGCTTACTCTAGCATGATCATTGATAATGCCGGCAATTTATGGATCGGGGAACACTTGCCTAACCGTAAAAATTCCATAGTTTGGTGGGTTTTTAATCAAGATGGTCAATACCTGTTTGAAATCAAAATACATAATAATATTCTAGTATATGAAATTGGAAATGATTATATCCTTGGAAAAAAATTGGATAAAGATGGTTTTGAGAGTATTTGGGTTTATGGATTAATCAAACCATAA